The genomic region CACTAAGTCTGAATAAGGACATCGAAAGAAGAGGTGCTTgtgagcttcaagtgcagctttGCATAATGCACATTTGTTTACTATGATCATTCCCTTCTTGTTCAATTGATCCACCGTGGCTAATTTACTTTGCAAAGCCAATGTCATGATAACATTGTGTTTAGGCAATACTGCCCTTGTCCAGACAATCTTGCCCCATCTCACTTGCCTCTCCTTCTCTCTAATTTGTTCATAGACCAAAGACAAGCTAAGCTTTCCCTTTCTGACACAAGTCTGCAGTATTGCTTTTACAGCATCAATAGTACCATGTTTTTGGAGCAAATCATCTCTGACCTTAAGGATACTCTTCCAACTTTCAGAATGATAAACCTTTGGAACCACAGTCCAGAAACTACCTGTCTTAAGGTTGTACAGATAGTTCCAAGCTGCCCAAGAGCTATCAGAGTGCTGGTCTATTTCCCAGATCCACTTATAGAGTAGATATTTGTTCCAGGCCAGAATCTCTTCGATATTGAAACCACCCTCCTGCACAGGTTTACAACAAGTTTCCCAACTTTTCATAACCAGCTTTTTTGTGCCTTCCTCTGTATTCCATAAAAAGTGCCTGCAAAATTTGATGATCATTTTGAGTACTCCTTTTGGTATCAATAGAGTGGAACACCAAAACTATTCTAACCCAAATATCATTGTATTAAGTAGACTGATTTTCCCAGCATAGGAGTCTCGGTTGACCAGTGATTTAGAGCTTTCTGTACTTTTGTAAGTAGGTTAGCAAAGATTGTTTGTTGAGCTTTCCTTCATTCAGAGGTACACCCAGGTATCTGAAAGGGAAAGTACCCTCCACATAACCAGTGTTCCTCAAAATTTCCTACTTCAAATTATCCCTTACTCCACCCATATAAATGTTGGTATTCTCTGGATTAGCTTACAATCCTGAGATTTGAGCATAGTAATCCAATGACTGAGTTACAGCTGCAATAGAAGGAGTGTCTCCCCTAACAAGTATCatcaaatcatcagcaaaaatcAAGTGGTTCAATCCAATTCTCCCACATTTTGGATGATATGAAACTTGATTTTTCTTGTGTATTCCTCTGAGAATTCTTGAAAGAATTTTCATGCTCATAATAAAGATAAAGGGAGAGAGGGGGTCCCCTTATCTTAATCCACTGTTGCCTTTAAAGAATCCCACATTATCTCCATTAATCTTGAGGCTAAACCAGGTAGAAGTGAGGAAACCCATTATCCACTTTTGGAACTGAGGAGGAAACTTATAAATCTTAAGCATTTTATCAATGAACCCCCATTGAAGTGAATCAAAAGCTTTTTTAATGTCAACTTTAATGAGGCATCAAGGGGAAACACCTTGTTGTCCATATCCTTTCATCAGAGATTGAGTGAGCATGATATTTTAAAATATGCTCCTACCAACTACAAAGGCTCCTTGTTCCTTGCCCACAAGGTGAGGCAGTAATGGTTTTAACCTGCCACAAAGAACTTTGCTGattgttttataaaaaaacagTACAATAAGCTATAGACTGGTAGTCCATCACAGTATTCACCACAGGTTTTTTAGGTATCAAAGCCAGTAGAGTAGTGTTAGCTGACTTAGACAGCTTCCCCTTCTGAAAGAACTCCTGAATAGCATTACAAAACTCATGTTTATTCAGTTCCCAATTCTTCTTAAAGAACTGTGCTAAAAACCCATCTTGCTCGAGACTTTTTGTTGAGTCAATAGAGAATAGTGCCTCCTTTATTTCAGAGATCTCTATAGGTTTACAAATATCCCCCCAATAAGTGTTGTCCACTGTAGGACCTTCCAAAAAGACATCATCAATTGGAGAAATGGGACTAGTTTGACCCAAAAGCCACTGATAATAATCAACAAAGGCACAGTTCACCTCATGAGTGCCTTCTCTAACCCTGCCAGTTCTATCATGTATCCTTCCCACAATGCATTGGTGCTTCCTAGCCCCTAATATTCTATGAGGAGATTATCATTTCCCTGGATCAGGTGGCTCCTCTTCCAGAGTTACCACCAGCTGTGTCTCCAAAGAAACTTCCTCTTCCTGTAGAGCCTCAAAAGTATTCTGTATGGGAATGCTAGCACTCTTCTGAACTAACACAATTAGTTCCACTCCACTGTTACTTATCTTAGTACCAGCAGTGCTCTTTAGACCTAGCTTATGGCTTTCTGAGCCCTTCCTCTTTTTTATTAGCTGgagaaccccccccccccccctaaaataACAGAAGTAGAGCTTAATCCCAGACATTCTAAGCTCATTGGTGTTGTTTTAGAAGATGTCTGCTCAGCTAACTTAGGCGTAATTTAGCCTGGCACATGGCATTCTGAGTCCTGAGCAACTGTGGCTGGAGGAGTGACAGCAGGTTGGACTGGTCGATACTCCTGCACAACTTTCTTTGCCTGCACAGTCTCAGCAAACTTCTTATTGATTTTCGTGAATTTGCAGTGTTCATTAGTATGACCCAGTTTCCTACAGCAATAACAGTAATGTGGCAGCCATTCATATATGATTCTCTGCTGTGTTATGCCATGATATGGAGATGTGAGCTGTAGTGTTGTAGGCAGATCATCTGCCACATCCACCTCAACCAAAACCCTGGCAAAGGATAACTTAAATTTGAATGTGGTAGGTAAGTCTGCAAATAATGGTTTCCCAACCACACTTGCCATCTTACTCAAAACATTCTCAGACCACATAAACGGATCCAAGTCAGGAAACAAAATCCAAGCAGGAACAATGGAGATTGAATCCATCTCCTTGGAGAAAGTAGGTGTCCATTGTTTAAGAACTAGAGTGCTTGAACCCATATTCCATGGTCCCACCTTTAAAATTTCATTCATATCATGTGCTGAGAGAAATCTAAAGCTATACCACCCTTTCTTATAATACTGGACTATAGGCCTGTCAATATTTTTCCAATATTTTTGGACAAATTCATCAACCTGTTTGAGTTTTGGTTTAGCACCCAGAAAATTCCCCATAAGAGTGTTATGCTAGAATTTTATTCCATCTTCTACATCCTCCTCAATAATCTCAACAGTTCCAGATTCAGCATTCATATCACAATAATGGAGACTCATCCCCTGTTTAGGTTTCGCAATCGCCGTAGCCCATGGTTTTGAGAATCCAATTCCAAGGTCTGTCTCAGTAGGTGTTACCCCCAAGTTTGAGGGTGCAACAGTTTTCATCTCAATTACAAGATTATCAGTAACAGGTTTATCTAACAATCCAGTAAGGTTAAGTAATTGTCCCACTGTTTCAGTATGAACCATACCGGAAGGATCAGCAGGTGAATTCACCACAGTTTCCCCTAAATTCTCCACAATATTTGTTTCATCCTCAACAATTGGATCCCCAGTTACTATAGTATCATCACTACGTTTTATTTGTTACGTGCGCATGTTTTTGCCATGAATTCAAGCTAAAAAGTAGGAAAAACGATGAGTTTTTTAGGGATTTTTAGGGTTTACTTGGGGAGAAAGCTTCTCTCGTTTCATGGCTGTTTTTAAAATCCGTAGTTTtctaattccgtcaaattaccaaccTTTATGTTTCCAAATCATTGTTGGGTCTGCTTCTCAAGACGAAATCGACATTTTTTTGCCAAACAAGAacacttacccattttattttattttattttttgaggaatcatttcactccccgtttcacatttcaaacttacacatttctttttaagtttttttagggggtagccctccctatcgtccggtcatttttgggcaattttttcGTATTCGCTCATTTCTAGGCAATTTTTCGCATTTTTTTAGGTCTTTTTCTCATTTCGCGCTAATTTAAGCCGTGTGTATAGTATGTGTTTTACGTGTAAttttatgtaaatttcggcagcatgatggcataaaccgtcatctaccaaacctgtttctaAGCTAACCTACATGAACAACCtacaacccaacagcaaaggcactcaggccatcatatatacaaccaaaatgctaCATGTACAtgaaactgggggctctcgcccaaaacaagTCCGAAAAATCCGAAAAtgaagtccaaaatgtacaagtataTACAAGGCAATCGACGACAACAAAAGCAAAGACAGCTACTCTTGCTCGCCACCTCGCTCGGCGaccctcgcctcgagagcagcaatcttGGCGTCCCTAACCTctaactccctcaacaggcgagttgtctcctcctgggactccgcgagctcacgctccaggtcgcgctccctctgcaaatgataAAGAAaggcctcatttcaatcatttcaaacaaaaCGCGGGAAATTAcaacaaaattcaaaataaagaaaatgagaggttcatacctatcgtcctcggccacctgcaagtgcctcaatggctgtagcctgcagccggttggccaccctccatagcgccacATGCCGAGATGGCGCAACCAGTATTTCAATAACCAAAGATTTTCAATGAAATGAACAAATGCATTCTTATGCAACAAAGACAGCAAAAGACAACCGtaactgggggcttaccctcctaaccaagtgccgccactcctccaggccagcatctgtcacttcctcgccgaagtcgcggagctcggagatcgtcgtcatccccgccgcgtcagtgtactcaagggtctcggggtacgctgggggctcgacgcccgccacctcgatctccttcaaaattcaaataaAGTCTTTATTCGATGATCATTCGCCAGTTTGTCAAGTCAATTCAAAAAGGAAGGTGAAATActcaccacgatcggccagtacacCAGCCTTTGGTGAACAAACAGAGAGTACTCCTCGTCAGGAAGGAGAAGAGCGTCGCCACCAACGTCCACCAGGTCAGCCTCCCACTCagcatcagaaggctccctaaaaatcgtcctaggaggatcattgggaaccgtgaaagtgtcacgagagcactgacgggTCAAACGCTCGCTCAGATACCACATTGGTCCCATGGACGTCCTTAGCAGAAACCGACTCGAGATCCTAGGTCGAagaacctcagccacgaaagttGGAGCGtcggggtagtccacccaaggtctgAGCACCCACTAAAGCATGCAAAaaaagggtcattcttatgatcacttcTGAGAAACAATGAATAACGATAAAGGGAAAAGTGATTGAAGATACTTacgtcactcagcttcagggcgttcacgccccgtcgacaaaggtcgtaagaagaacgctggctcttcctacgacacaccacccagtccctcacaactAGTTAagccctcggctcaggctccaccctcttgggcgcgaagcccagaaagtaggagtacacccacgcctgcaaaataagacaatcgataatgatctttcacaATTCTATAAAGATGGAAATGAAAGAATAAGTAATGATATTTCatgatacgaaatgaaggttcataccttgatgtttaatttattttacctCACAAGTGCACGAGGAATCGTGATTAtgcaagggtcgaacccaagagacggAAATTTGGCACTAGGACTAGTTACTCAACTACTAGTTTAGTTCTActaaaaagggaagatgaatgaTTTGATTAACTAAAGAGAGATGCtaaaaacaaagattaaacaatcAATATGGATGATTAACAACAATTGGGGAAGCTAGGATATCGGGTTCACTCACATGGGTACATGGGTGAGGGGAGACATGCAAAGGGTCGCAAATTCAAGAgtaaaaacaaagacaagactctatctctcgatatgagACTAATCCCTTAATTAAATCGACTAAGACCTCACCTAATCAATTCAACTAGAATCTTATCATGCTAATCCTACTCACAAATCAAGCTCTCACTTAACAAGTAAGGATAAATAGTGAAGTACTTAAATTCTCATTCAAGCATTAACACAAACAATTGGCATGCATAACAAGATTGAAAGTTTTAACTCAAGAATTATATCCATTCTAAGCTATAATCTACCCTCATGAACCCATATGAGATCCCCCTCCATCCTAGAagagaactactcactcatggaaatgtaaacaaacacAAAAGATGGAGAATTTAACATAGAACAATAAAGAGAAGACATGTTTGCAATTACTACTAATTGTGCTaattaaaatgtaaagaaatgaacaatgaacaaaagtagagaagaattataccaaacaatAAGGCAAAGTTGCAAGCTTTGAATAGATGGAAGAACAATCTTCAATGAATTCCAAGTTACAACCCGAATATCAAAAGTAAACAACTTAACTAAGCTAATTCTAAACTATAATAGCAAGTAATTGAAGAATTATTAGAGAAAGATTGAAGTTTTAATTAAGGGTTTGCTTACAATTAGGGAAATTAatctcagatctagggttgtgtacAATTtattaagggagggggtatttatagtctttTATTAGATTTAGAAAATAAGAGGAAATAAAGCCCAAATCCGCAGCTTGATGCGTTCTACCGGCTACCGGTCAGCCTACCGGTAGCGAGGTCATTGCAAATTGAACTTGAAATTTTGGAAAATAACTGGCAAGTGTGTTCTACCGGTGGACCGGCTACCGGCAGAACACGATCTTCAGTGCTTCAATTTCTTCGTGGTAGAGTGCTCTACCGGTTGGCCGGCTACCGGTCTGCCTACCAGTAGCGAGGCCAAAAGATTATTTCTTCTTCAATTCCAACCCAATGTGTGTtgttgtgttttgccggtggaccggctgccggcctgccggcagaataCAGTCTCCAggtcctttcttttctttttggtaATGTCAGTGGGGGGGTGTTCTACCGGTGGCAGGACCGGTTGCCGGTGTGCCGGCAGAACACACTTCTCAGcctttttcaactcattttcttCTCAAGCTAACACGAGCTAGCTCCCTCACTCGGTCTTCATTCCATCTTGCATTTTCCAAGGCCAATTCCCTACAAAAGAATACGAGGGTCATAATATCAAGGTACATGGAATAAAAGGGTAAAACCCGAGCGAGAGTGAGCTAAAAACGCGCTAAAGGGAGCAAAATGCATGAGAAACGGGAGGTGAAATGGCGTAAATTAACcacatatcaaatctccccacacttgaacattACTCATCCCCGAGTAAGTCCTCAATCAATGTACAAGGCACTACTATGATAAATATGGAGAgtgggtgcacaatataagcatcactcaaccgTTCTACTacctaagccgatcgagtattagcgcactcaactcacaatttgacacttatGAGGGAAAaatgccctattgcaaggcaagttgggtcttgaaACAAAATTGCGATACATCCATCATGAAAGCACATAATCAAGAAATGGAATGCTTCTAATgaaaatggtccactttcctcatctaagtggccggtaTTTCAAGCAACAAAACACGACCTTGGttgggagtaccgtctcagaagttccAACGGAGGTGCCAATCCCCTAGGCATGGCTCAAGAAACCTTAGTGTGACCAATACTCAAGAAACACATTCAAGAGCCGGGTAAGGGGAGAtaggcaagtccgccgagaattacaaaatCGACACGAGATTCAACCAAAAGACCCACGAATAAGGGAACCTAGGCCAACTACATCCTCACGACTTTCACttgtcactcaatgaaagaacaaggtgatttttgtgacaattagtaaccaaaatcactctcctaactcgactagcggaagcgtgcccgcaatctaatgtgtaagaccgtcctatgcCCAATGAAATCCAAACAAGGGAACAATGCACACGatatgaaacaagggttgtaacggggctagggagtaggacaaaacggggttggtgcaagcaccgtttggatatgtggagctcaaatcaagaattgccgacacatcgtaacccatttcttattgcaacacatgagacacatctatgccctaacatagcatggatGACCAAAACTCCGCacaaattgcataaacccaactcatggaaaaatttgaaaatactcctcttatttcaacaaatggtaacgtttACACCCTAACAAGGACTCGGTTTCCCGAGCTCAAGCAAAAATTGtttaaacccgactcattttggaaaaacatcaacttgcccttttatttagcaacgACTTTTTCTGcccctttaaatgatgagtaggggtgttgctttccttttccttttcttgacaacatatatacaacacaagtaactcattttttttggatttttcatgactttttcacttttctcttTCGTTTTTCATTACAATTTttcaacctcttatttatatacctCACCAAATGTAGACTAAATTTTGACCCAATGGGCTTGTACTTCGTCCATCACCAAATTCCGACTCCACCACCTAGACACTTCTACAAATCATGACCCATTCTTGATCAAAGTAGGGTGTTTTTGGGATGTAGCTCTTTTAGTGGGTATGCCAAAAAGGAATAGGCTAAGGTTCCgaggggtgaatcaaaaaggaaTTCAATGCAAGGGGTGAAACTAGGCTactttggctatgtgaggttcatgtaAGTGGATTTTGTTTCATAACATGTGCACAAAAATGAAATGCAATTTATGGTCTAAGGAcgaaatgacacacttatgcgtcttgatgtgacacgcctcaCGAGGAtgcctactctcaaacctagatgagggtg from Silene latifolia isolate original U9 population chromosome 3, ASM4854445v1, whole genome shotgun sequence harbors:
- the LOC141649571 gene encoding uncharacterized protein LOC141649571, translating into MGNFLGAKPKLKQVDEFVQKYWKNIDRPIVQYYKKGWYSFRFLSAHDMNEILKVGPWNMGSSTLVLKQWTPTFSKEMDSISIVPAWILFPDLDPFMWSENVLSKMASVVGKPLFADLPTTFKFKLSFARVLVEVDVADDLPTTLQLTSPYHGITQQRIIYEWLPHYCYCCRKLGHTNEHCKFTKINKKFAETVQAKKVVQEYRPVQPAVTPPATVAQDSECHVPG